From a region of the Bombus terrestris chromosome 8, iyBomTerr1.2, whole genome shotgun sequence genome:
- the LOC105666002 gene encoding uncharacterized protein LOC105666002 encodes MRGANQDTATPYCRCRVLYLGSSVPHASKEGLLGVQEPLRELYPEQGALGARGLDSWLSVWSNGLLLENVDEHRKKVTRFFPIEALHYCAAVRHVKGGSGDASNTRFLPLDSPFARTPSANHPPLFAAVLRRTTGIKVLECHAFICKRDMAANALVRCCFHAYADSSYAKGLDPSATTTNGVTSGHPSNNSLYHTLGGSSTTLDSPQATRLDATSTDDLSLYNGDENHKVWARGREEVDGLYQEQGTLRSTKGSRPRQLVAPPPPPPPPPPPSQPLLLEESSSSSVRRKANKKLKKLKNRSSHEDPLQQAHLHPQLHQGIYTNGHGHHTLGHPVRQQHYHPHPLPPSSRSVAGTLARPAPVLLVPAATLPRKAHHHPKGLRPIPAAAPIVPVYAPLPVVPPPPAAAIYPAGTYGTAGNRGRRQHLEADSSTLGASRRLAASHADLTTAEMSRAADSPENESRFGTGIYRRKGHLNERAFSYSIRAEHRSRSHGSLASLGFSGQNGNALPKEEKKDREIAQLVAGLNLDDSPERVQPMPANSRSGYSHHQQQLQPLPRPRPR; translated from the coding sequence ATGAGAGGTGCCAATCAGGATACGGCGACGCCGTACTGTCGCTGCAGAGTCCTTTACTTAGGCAGCTCGGTGCCCCATGCGAGTAAGGAAGGTTTGCTAGGGGTGCAAGAACCTTTGAGAGAACTATACCCAGAACAGGGTGCCTTGGGAGCACGTGGACTGGACTCCTGGCTGAGCGTCTGGAGCAACGGCCTGCTGCTGGAGAATGTGGACGAGCACCGCAAGAAGGTCACCAGGTTCTTTCCCATCGAGGCGCTGCACTACTGCGCTGCTGTGAGGCATGTCAAAGGCGGAAGCGGCGATGCCTCGAACACGAGGTTCCTTCCCTTGGACTCTCCCTTCGCTAGAACGCCAAGTGCCAACCATCCGCCGCTTTTCGCCGCGGTTCTGCGACGAACCACGGGTATCAAGGTTCTCGAATGTCACGCATTTATATGCAAGCGCGACATGGCGGCCAACGCCCTGGTCAGGTGTTGCTTTCACGCGTACGCGGACAGTAGCTACGCCAAGGGCCTTGATCCCTCTGCCACGACGACCAACGGAGTCACCAGTGGACATCCTTCGAATAACAGTCTCTACCACACGCTAGGAGGATCCAGTACTACTCTAGACAGTCCACAAGCAACTCGTTTAGACGCTACCTCAACAGACGACCTTAGCTTGTATAATGGAGATGAGAATCATAAGGTCTGGGCCAGAGGTCGAGAAGAGGTAGACGGTTTATATCAGGAACAGGGGACTCTGAGAAGCACCAAGGGATCCAGACCTCGTCAGCTGGTCGCTCCACCTCCTCCACCGCCTCCGCCCCCTCCACCTTCCCAACCTTTACTCCTCGAAGAATCTTCATCGTCCTCAGTCCGCAGAAAAGCGAACAAGAAGCTCAAAAAGCTCAAAAACCGATCCTCTCACGAAGATCCCTTGCAACAAGCTCACCTTCATCCTCAGTTGCATCAAGGAATATACACTAACGGCCATGGACACCATACTCTGGGTCACCCAGTGAGGCAACAGCACTATCATCCTCATCCTCTGCCACCTAGCAGTCGATCAGTCGCAGGAACTTTGGCCAGACCAGCGCCAGTTTTATTGGTACCAGCAGCAACTTTACCTAGGAAGGCTCACCATCATCCTAAAGGGCTCAGACCGATTCCAGCAGCCGCTCCAATCGTTCCGGTGTACGCTCCACTACCTGTGGTGCCTCCTCCACCCGCTGCAGCCATTTATCCAGCTGGAACTTACGGGACAGCTGGAAACAGAGGCAGAAGACAGCATCTTGAGGCGGATTCTTCGACCCTAGGAGCTTCCAGAAGACTGGCTGCCTCTCACGCGGATCTTACCACCGCAGAGATGAGCAGAGCAGCTGATAGCCCGGAGAACGAATCGCGTTTTGGAACTGGAATCTACAGAAGAAAAGGTCACTTGAACGAAAGAGCGTTCTCATACAGCATTCGCGCCGAGCATCGTAGCAGAAGTCACGGAAGTTTGGCCTCTTTGGGCTTCAGCGGGCAAAATGGAAACGCGCTGCccaaagaagagaagaaggacAGGGAGATTGCTCAGTTGGTGGCTGGTTTGAACCTGGATGACAGCCCTGAGAGGGTACAGCCGATGCCAGCTAACTCGAGGAGCGGTTACTCGCACCATCAGCAACAGCTTCAGCCCCTACCTAGGCCACGACCTCGTTAG